In a genomic window of Gloeocapsopsis dulcis:
- a CDS encoding isochorismate synthase — protein MPVLPCRPNTFLYHNELYQFLSHCQQNCAADSSQIVSISLEVESVDPLVVLQEIAQPNQLSFYFENKSNQQAIAAIDAVAQLQTCGVKRFSQAQKFVSSCLDKIIKVGTSNEVSTGPHFFCSFSFFNETSQIDYPFPAATIFLPRWQISRCGDRCILVANFLIDNETNLSKLYQDWCQKIRTINLLKFQSNSTNNYNSISRSQHIKNIKNFKQSITSSLKLIESNYFQKIVLAHPLDVSVDRPFDLFQSLENLRNIHPGCYIFAISNGKGQNFIGASPERLISINNQQLSTDALAGSAPRGKTLAEDTKLANCLLSSEKERYEHCVVLDFITQCLYQLGIVPQVLSPRLRQLSNIQHLWTPIQATLPTNVHPLEIVAALHPTPAVAGVSRDVACTKIQDYERFERGLYAAPLGWLDDQGNCEFIVGIRSALIDRDRARLYAGAGIVAGSNPDREIAEIQLKLQALLKALV, from the coding sequence ATGCCAGTTTTACCGTGTCGTCCTAATACGTTTCTTTACCACAATGAGCTATACCAGTTTCTTTCCCATTGTCAACAAAATTGTGCAGCGGATTCTTCACAGATAGTTAGTATTTCTCTCGAAGTTGAGAGCGTCGATCCGTTAGTAGTACTTCAGGAAATAGCGCAGCCGAATCAACTAAGTTTTTACTTTGAGAACAAAAGTAATCAACAAGCGATCGCCGCCATTGATGCTGTTGCCCAACTCCAAACTTGTGGAGTAAAGCGTTTTTCTCAAGCGCAAAAGTTTGTTAGTTCCTGCCTTGATAAAATAATTAAAGTAGGTACAAGTAACGAAGTTTCTACTGGTCCTCACTTTTTTTGTAGCTTCAGTTTCTTTAATGAAACGTCTCAGATAGATTATCCATTTCCGGCAGCTACTATTTTTTTACCTCGTTGGCAGATATCTCGCTGTGGCGACCGCTGTATACTAGTTGCAAACTTCTTAATAGATAATGAAACAAATTTAAGTAAATTATATCAGGATTGGTGTCAAAAAATTAGAACAATCAACTTATTAAAATTTCAAAGCAATTCAACAAATAATTATAATTCAATCAGCCGCAGCCAACACATAAAAAATATTAAGAACTTTAAACAATCAATTACATCTAGTTTAAAGTTAATTGAGTCAAATTATTTTCAGAAAATTGTTTTAGCGCATCCCCTCGATGTGAGTGTCGATCGTCCCTTTGACTTGTTTCAATCTCTTGAGAACCTGCGTAACATTCATCCAGGATGTTATATTTTTGCAATTAGTAACGGTAAGGGGCAAAACTTTATTGGGGCAAGCCCAGAACGTTTGATTAGTATTAATAATCAACAGTTAAGCACCGACGCATTAGCAGGTTCAGCACCGCGCGGAAAAACTTTAGCAGAAGATACCAAATTAGCAAATTGCTTATTAAGCAGTGAAAAAGAAAGATACGAACATTGTGTTGTGCTTGATTTTATCACCCAATGCCTGTACCAATTGGGCATAGTGCCCCAAGTTTTATCACCTCGACTGCGGCAACTCTCTAATATTCAGCATTTATGGACGCCAATTCAAGCAACATTACCGACTAATGTGCATCCTTTAGAAATTGTTGCTGCACTACATCCTACTCCTGCGGTAGCGGGTGTCTCGCGCGATGTTGCTTGCACGAAAATTCAAGACTATGAGAGGTTTGAACGTGGTTTGTATGCTGCGCCATTAGGCTGGCTTGACGATCAAGGCAACTGTGAGTTTATTGTCGGAATTCGTTCGGCTTTGATTGATCGCGATCGCGCTAGACTTTATGCGGGTGCAGGTATTGTTGCGGGTTCTAATCCCGATCGCGAAATTGCAGAAATTCAACTCAAACTTCAAGCATTGTTGAAAGCTTTAGTTTAA
- a CDS encoding o-succinylbenzoate synthase, whose product MKITTYQFEFRYYQRQFQSPLKTSHGNWEVRAGIILRLTDKMGTVSYGEIAPISWFGSETIEQAKAFCCQLPQELTPKIIFSIPDTLPACQFGFESALEEVRDGEHSLTCSGLLPAGNAALQAWQKLWEQGYRTFKWKIGVDLIAEELEIFNKLMRLPMSAKLRLDANAGLSYNQANLWLQTCDRLREDPTVSVEVEYLEQPLAIAEFAAMLELSHCHQTAIALDESVATLQQLQKCYDQGWRGIFIVKPAIAGFPSRLRQFCHRYQIDAVFSSVFETEIGKSAALRLATELSSPHRAIGFGVDHLLQQEGSHWLENLWNTR is encoded by the coding sequence GTGAAGATAACAACTTACCAATTTGAGTTTCGCTACTATCAGCGACAGTTTCAGTCACCACTGAAAACAAGTCATGGGAACTGGGAAGTACGCGCAGGAATTATCTTGCGTTTGACAGATAAGATGGGTACAGTTAGCTATGGTGAAATTGCTCCTATAAGTTGGTTTGGTTCAGAAACAATAGAACAAGCTAAGGCTTTTTGCTGTCAGCTACCGCAAGAATTGACTCCAAAAATAATTTTTTCGATTCCTGATACTTTACCTGCATGTCAGTTTGGCTTTGAGTCGGCATTGGAAGAGGTTAGAGATGGAGAACATAGTCTAACGTGTAGTGGGTTATTACCTGCGGGAAACGCCGCTTTGCAAGCTTGGCAGAAATTGTGGGAACAAGGTTATCGTACCTTTAAATGGAAAATTGGGGTTGATTTAATCGCAGAAGAACTAGAAATCTTTAATAAACTTATGCGATTACCCATGTCGGCAAAACTACGATTAGATGCTAATGCAGGATTGAGTTATAACCAGGCGAATTTGTGGTTGCAGACGTGCGATCGCCTCCGAGAAGATCCAACAGTATCTGTAGAAGTTGAGTATTTAGAACAGCCATTAGCAATAGCAGAATTTGCTGCAATGTTAGAGTTGAGTCATTGTCATCAAACTGCGATCGCCTTGGATGAGTCAGTCGCAACACTCCAGCAACTACAAAAGTGTTATGACCAAGGTTGGCGAGGAATTTTTATTGTTAAGCCGGCGATCGCGGGTTTTCCCTCACGTCTGCGCCAGTTTTGTCATAGATATCAAATCGATGCAGTTTTCTCTTCTGTCTTTGAAACGGAAATTGGTAAATCAGCAGCTTTAAGACTTGCAACTGAATTATCTTCTCCCCATCGGGCGATTGGATTTGGAGTCGATCATTTGCTTCAACAAGAGGGTAGTCACTGGCTAGAAAACTTATGGAATACTCGCTAG
- a CDS encoding 2-succinylbenzoate--CoA ligase: MEYSLEDFENYTKNHLLCENSDRLPQLTEEIYLQITQSRQTSKVLLAERDPTKFLASFIAACAAGYPVFLCNPDWGQQEWQQVLSLVQPDIILASDLEKILFNSQNTPTTNYQLPITNPIMIPTGGSSGKIKFAIHTWETLTASVTGFRKYFQVQQVNSYCVLPLYHVSGLMQFMRSFTSGGKLVIQNFKQLEQEIYHINSVNFFISLVPTQLQQLLQARVSDRLAQFQTVLLGGAPAWNEILAEARSKNISLALTYGMTETASQIATLKPEDFLQGKHNCGKILPHAKVEICNAQNQIGNIKIQSASLALGYYPNIFTKAELTLDDLGYFDAQGYLNIIGRSSNKIISGGENIYPVEIEAAIHNTQLVKDICIIGIPDRHWGQAVTAIYVPKSTTSITTLQTTLKNKLSKFKIPKHWIPLTTLPRNSQGKINRQHLQQLATTLLQEKSL; this comes from the coding sequence ATGGAATACTCGCTAGAAGATTTTGAAAACTACACAAAGAACCATTTACTTTGTGAAAACAGCGATCGCCTACCGCAACTAACTGAGGAAATCTACTTACAAATCACTCAATCTCGACAAACTTCCAAAGTTCTTCTAGCTGAACGAGATCCAACAAAATTTTTAGCTAGTTTTATTGCTGCTTGTGCAGCTGGTTATCCTGTCTTTCTATGTAATCCTGACTGGGGACAACAAGAATGGCAACAAGTACTTAGCTTAGTTCAACCAGACATAATTTTAGCAAGTGACTTAGAAAAAATCCTATTTAATAGTCAAAATACCCCTACTACCAATTATCAATTACCAATTACCAATCCAATCATGATTCCCACTGGTGGTTCATCTGGCAAAATAAAATTTGCTATCCACACCTGGGAAACACTAACAGCATCAGTGACAGGTTTTAGAAAATATTTTCAAGTTCAGCAAGTTAATTCTTACTGCGTACTGCCACTGTATCACGTCAGTGGATTAATGCAGTTTATGCGTTCTTTTACAAGTGGAGGAAAATTAGTTATTCAAAATTTCAAGCAGTTGGAACAAGAAATATATCACATTAACTCAGTAAATTTTTTTATTTCTTTAGTACCAACCCAACTACAACAACTATTACAAGCACGAGTTAGCGATCGCTTAGCACAATTTCAAACTGTGTTATTGGGTGGTGCGCCAGCATGGAATGAAATATTAGCAGAAGCCCGCTCCAAAAACATCTCTTTAGCACTTACCTATGGGATGACAGAGACTGCTTCGCAGATAGCAACTCTCAAACCAGAAGATTTTTTGCAAGGAAAACACAATTGTGGAAAAATTCTTCCTCACGCAAAAGTTGAAATTTGCAATGCGCAAAATCAAATCGGCAATATCAAAATTCAATCTGCATCTTTAGCACTAGGCTACTACCCTAATATTTTCACAAAAGCTGAGCTAACCCTAGACGATCTTGGATACTTTGATGCTCAAGGATATTTAAACATTATCGGTCGCAGCAGCAACAAAATCATTAGTGGAGGAGAAAACATTTATCCAGTCGAGATTGAAGCAGCAATTCACAACACCCAATTGGTAAAAGATATTTGTATAATTGGCATTCCAGATCGTCACTGGGGACAAGCAGTAACAGCAATTTATGTTCCCAAATCAACGACATCCATAACAACCTTGCAAACAACTCTCAAAAATAAACTCAGCAAATTCAAAATTCCCAAGCATTGGATTCCCCTCACCACATTACCCCGCAACTCCCAAGGCAAAATTAATCGTCAACATCTACAACAACTCGCCACAACTCTACTCCAAGAAAAATCTCTCTAA
- a CDS encoding UPF0182 family protein: MSKTFGNRIFSPLALLIGLWIVVELVTRFIGEWLWFQDVGYLPVLLLRLQTQLGLWTITFFPSVVFLFGNLAIAQRLKYSQYETTQTIRKNNYPTPKSFGLRWLLTLIILLCVLAGLILGYYLYEAVSIWQPQFRFPPVFQLQPWMPVVHFLHQIGQLSPFPIPYWQVAVIVGLSIALGLGGLSTAILAGPYFWLRAIALAISLSIALVASLRWDTVLKYFYPTSFNGVDPLFERDISFYVFSLPVWELLRFWILGLSLYGLVAVTLTYLLTGNTLSQGKFPGFSLAQIRHLDVLGSFVCGAIALHYWLGRYQLLYSARGAIYGASYTDVTVNFPVYTVLSLGSAAISFILLWQAVFSTQRRSPLSPLRLGGSFISGAVVYVAVIAVATYTVPAIVQRLVVEPNELARETPYIQRSINYTRQAFDLTRIEAQTFNPQPTLTAADLQENDLTIRNIRLWDTRPLLQTNRQLQQIRTYYSFPNADIDRYTLLSAVPGETTERRQTIIAAREIDYNAVPQQAQTWVNQHLVYTHGYGFTLSPVNTVAAGGLPDYFIQNIGDPGTGEDGALEIANEQIRASIPIGQPRIYYGEISNTYIMTSTRVQELDYPSGNENVYTTYDGRGGINIGSFWRRLLFAQYLKDWQMLLTQDFTPQTRLVFRRNIRNRVQAIAPFLRYDRDAYLVAADGGNTTLQGEPTYLYWILDAYTTSDHYPYSDPVGDDFNYIRNSVKVVIDAYNGSVDFYVADPTDPVIQTIAAIFPGLLKPLDAMPAALRSHIRYPIDLFSTQSEHLLTYHMTDAQVFYNREDLWRIPTEIYGTEPQQVQPYFLITRIPTEETEEFILLLPFNPVERPNLIGWLAARADGEQYGRLLLYEFPKQLLVYGPEQVEARINQDPVISQQISLWNRQGSRVIQGNLLVIPIEESLLYVEPLYLEAEQNSLPTFVRVIVTYENRIVMAETLQQALDAIFQPEITPATPIIRPVEEN; encoded by the coding sequence ATGTCTAAAACTTTTGGAAACCGAATTTTTTCGCCACTGGCGCTATTGATAGGGTTGTGGATAGTTGTTGAACTAGTCACGCGCTTTATTGGGGAGTGGCTGTGGTTTCAGGATGTTGGTTATTTACCAGTCTTGCTGCTGCGCCTCCAGACGCAGTTAGGGCTGTGGACGATCACCTTTTTTCCTTCGGTAGTGTTTTTGTTTGGTAATTTAGCGATCGCGCAGCGTCTCAAGTATTCTCAATACGAAACTACTCAAACAATTAGAAAAAATAATTACCCTACACCAAAAAGCTTTGGGTTGCGCTGGTTATTAACCCTGATAATTTTGTTGTGCGTGTTGGCAGGGTTAATCCTGGGGTACTACTTATACGAAGCAGTAAGTATTTGGCAGCCTCAATTTCGCTTTCCACCTGTCTTTCAGTTACAGCCATGGATGCCAGTTGTTCACTTTCTCCATCAAATTGGGCAACTATCGCCATTTCCTATTCCCTATTGGCAGGTTGCTGTCATTGTTGGCTTGAGTATAGCTTTGGGTTTAGGGGGATTAAGTACGGCAATTCTAGCAGGTCCGTATTTTTGGTTGAGAGCGATCGCCCTGGCAATTAGTTTAAGTATTGCTTTAGTAGCCTCACTACGCTGGGATACAGTCTTAAAATATTTTTACCCTACTAGTTTTAATGGTGTCGATCCGCTGTTTGAGCGGGATATTAGCTTTTATGTGTTTTCTCTACCAGTATGGGAACTCCTGAGATTTTGGATTTTAGGATTGTCCCTTTATGGTCTAGTTGCAGTTACTTTAACTTACTTACTTACAGGTAATACGCTCAGTCAAGGTAAGTTTCCAGGATTTTCCTTAGCTCAAATTCGTCATCTAGACGTTCTGGGTAGCTTTGTTTGTGGTGCGATCGCACTTCATTATTGGTTAGGACGCTACCAGTTACTTTACTCTGCTCGTGGTGCTATTTACGGTGCTAGCTATACCGATGTCACAGTTAATTTTCCAGTTTACACTGTTCTCAGTCTAGGCTCAGCCGCGATTTCTTTCATCTTACTTTGGCAAGCTGTTTTTTCTACTCAAAGGCGATCTCCTTTGAGTCCTTTGCGTCTTGGTGGTTCCTTCATTTCTGGTGCAGTTGTGTACGTTGCTGTCATTGCTGTTGCGACTTACACTGTCCCTGCAATCGTACAACGGTTAGTCGTCGAACCGAATGAACTTGCCCGCGAAACTCCCTATATTCAGCGCAGTATTAACTATACTCGTCAAGCTTTTGATTTAACAAGAATTGAGGCGCAAACCTTTAATCCTCAACCCACACTAACCGCTGCTGACTTACAAGAAAATGATTTGACGATTCGCAACATCCGATTGTGGGATACACGTCCGCTACTGCAGACAAATCGCCAACTCCAACAAATTCGGACGTATTATAGTTTTCCTAATGCGGATATTGATCGCTATACACTCCTAAGTGCTGTTCCTGGCGAAACAACAGAGAGACGACAAACAATCATTGCTGCACGTGAAATCGACTATAATGCTGTACCCCAACAAGCACAAACCTGGGTCAACCAACACCTCGTTTATACTCATGGTTACGGCTTTACTTTAAGTCCTGTCAATACTGTCGCTGCTGGAGGCTTACCAGACTACTTTATTCAAAATATTGGAGATCCAGGAACAGGCGAGGATGGTGCTTTAGAAATTGCTAATGAACAAATTCGCGCTAGTATCCCTATTGGACAACCACGCATCTACTATGGAGAAATTTCTAATACCTACATCATGACTAGCACGCGAGTCCAGGAATTAGATTATCCTAGTGGCAATGAAAACGTCTACACGACTTATGATGGTCGTGGTGGCATTAATATTGGCTCATTTTGGCGACGTTTGTTGTTTGCCCAGTATCTCAAAGACTGGCAGATGTTGCTCACACAAGATTTTACACCGCAAACAAGATTAGTCTTTCGACGTAATATTAGAAATCGCGTTCAAGCGATCGCACCTTTTTTACGTTATGACCGAGATGCATATTTAGTTGCAGCGGATGGTGGAAATACAACCTTACAAGGTGAACCAACGTATTTGTACTGGATTTTGGATGCGTATACCACAAGCGATCACTATCCCTATTCCGATCCTGTTGGAGACGACTTTAACTACATTCGTAACTCTGTCAAAGTTGTCATTGATGCCTACAATGGTTCGGTAGATTTTTACGTTGCCGATCCGACAGATCCTGTCATTCAGACAATAGCTGCCATTTTTCCTGGATTACTCAAACCCCTTGATGCGATGCCAGCAGCTTTACGCAGCCATATTCGTTATCCAATCGATCTTTTTAGTACCCAGTCTGAGCATTTACTAACGTATCACATGACAGATGCCCAGGTCTTTTATAACCGCGAAGATTTATGGCGAATTCCCACAGAGATTTATGGCACTGAACCACAACAAGTACAACCTTATTTTCTGATTACGCGCATACCAACAGAAGAAACTGAAGAGTTTATTCTTCTATTACCATTTAACCCTGTAGAGCGTCCTAACTTAATCGGTTGGTTAGCAGCGCGTGCTGACGGCGAACAGTACGGTAGATTATTGTTATATGAGTTTCCTAAACAACTTTTAGTTTATGGACCTGAACAAGTTGAGGCAAGAATCAATCAAGATCCTGTGATTTCACAGCAAATTTCCCTCTGGAATCGTCAAGGTTCGCGAGTTATTCAAGGAAATTTATTAGTGATTCCGATTGAAGAATCTTTATTATATGTAGAACCACTTTATTTAGAAGCAGAACAAAATAGTCTACCAACATTTGTGCGCGTTATTGTTACCTATGAAAATCGCATTGTCATGGCAGAAACTCTCCAACAAGCACTCGATGCTATTTTCCAACCTGAAATCACGCCAGCAACGCCAATTATTCGTCCTGTGGAAGAGAATTAA
- a CDS encoding acyl-CoA thioesterase, which yields MAFTYTRVVRFQDTDAAGVVYFANVLTMCHEAYEASLAVSGFNLKVFFSNSAIAFPIVHANVDFFRPLFCGDSLSISLTPQKLQDDSFEIAYEIAAMEKVAAKAITRHVCIDAETRKRQSLSEEMRLWLQQEGERTTET from the coding sequence ATGGCCTTTACTTATACTCGTGTTGTTCGATTTCAAGATACTGATGCTGCTGGTGTAGTTTATTTTGCTAATGTTTTAACAATGTGCCATGAAGCTTATGAAGCTTCGCTAGCAGTTTCAGGTTTCAATCTTAAGGTATTTTTTAGCAATTCTGCGATCGCATTTCCGATTGTTCATGCTAATGTAGATTTTTTTCGTCCTCTGTTTTGTGGAGATAGTTTATCTATTAGTTTGACTCCCCAAAAATTACAGGATGATAGTTTTGAGATTGCTTATGAGATCGCGGCGATGGAAAAGGTAGCAGCGAAAGCAATAACTCGACACGTTTGTATTGATGCGGAAACTCGAAAAAGGCAAAGTTTGTCTGAGGAAATGAGGCTATGGTTGCAGCAGGAAGGAGAACGAACCACAGAGACGTAG
- a CDS encoding glutamate-5-semialdehyde dehydrogenase, producing MTTQIDLPLIAIARKTRDCAQKLAVLPSEEKNQAIEAIAQALESATDEILAANAADCAAAQNTIPKSLYHRLKLDRAKLQSAIAGVRDVGKLADPVGAVQIHRQLDDGLILKRVTCPLGVLGVIFEARPDAAIQISALAIKSGNGVILKGGKEAIRSCEAIVKAIHLGLSQTSISPDVVQLLTTREETLELLQLDQFVDLIIPRGSNSFVRFVQDNTRIPVLGHADGVCHLYVDRAADLSKAVAVTVDSKTQYPAACNAIETLLIHQAIAPAFLTLVTPAMQQYNVELRGDAETCEILDIAPATAADWSTEYSDLILSIKVVDSLAEAIAHINDYGSGHTDAIVTENAETAETFLSQVNAAGVFHNCSTRFSDGFRYGFGAEVGISTQKLPPRGPVGLEGLVTYKYKMTGDGHIVATYTGENPKLFNHKDLD from the coding sequence ATGACTACTCAGATTGACCTTCCTTTAATTGCGATCGCCCGCAAAACTCGTGACTGTGCTCAAAAATTAGCAGTTCTTCCTAGTGAAGAGAAAAATCAAGCAATTGAGGCGATCGCCCAAGCTTTAGAATCAGCTACAGATGAAATTTTGGCGGCGAATGCTGCGGATTGTGCAGCAGCACAGAATACAATTCCTAAATCGCTGTATCATCGGCTGAAGTTAGATCGGGCAAAGTTGCAAAGTGCGATCGCAGGAGTACGCGATGTCGGGAAACTTGCTGATCCAGTGGGTGCGGTGCAGATTCATCGTCAGCTTGATGATGGTTTGATTCTCAAGCGAGTGACTTGTCCGTTGGGTGTATTGGGTGTGATTTTTGAAGCTCGTCCTGATGCAGCAATTCAAATTTCGGCTTTGGCGATAAAATCAGGAAATGGTGTCATTCTTAAGGGTGGAAAAGAAGCAATTCGCTCGTGTGAGGCAATTGTGAAAGCAATTCACCTAGGATTATCTCAAACCTCGATTAGTCCTGATGTTGTCCAGTTACTGACAACCCGTGAAGAAACTTTGGAATTGTTGCAACTCGATCAATTCGTTGATTTAATTATTCCTAGAGGCTCTAATTCTTTTGTACGCTTTGTTCAAGATAATACTCGCATTCCTGTATTAGGTCATGCTGATGGTGTGTGTCATCTTTATGTTGACCGTGCAGCAGATTTAAGTAAAGCTGTTGCAGTTACTGTAGATTCAAAAACACAGTATCCAGCAGCGTGTAATGCGATTGAAACGCTGTTAATTCATCAAGCGATCGCGCCAGCATTTTTAACACTTGTTACCCCAGCGATGCAACAATACAATGTTGAATTGCGCGGTGATGCAGAAACTTGCGAAATCCTGGATATTGCACCTGCAACAGCAGCAGATTGGTCAACTGAGTACAGCGATTTAATTCTATCAATTAAGGTTGTCGATTCTTTAGCGGAAGCGATCGCGCATATTAATGATTATGGTTCAGGACATACAGATGCAATTGTTACTGAGAATGCAGAAACAGCGGAGACTTTCTTATCACAAGTTAATGCCGCAGGAGTCTTTCATAATTGTTCCACGCGCTTTTCTGATGGCTTCCGCTACGGCTTTGGTGCTGAAGTCGGAATTAGTACACAAAAATTACCGCCTCGCGGTCCTGTAGGGCTAGAAGGTTTAGTAACTTACAAGTATAAAATGACTGGCGATGGTCATATTGTGGCAACTTACACTGGTGAAAATCCCAAGTTGTTTAATCACAAAGATTTAGACTAA
- the menA gene encoding 2-carboxy-1,4-naphthoquinone phytyltransferase, which yields MTTKLIEYPNTKLWMAAIKPPMYSVAIMPIWIGGAVAFAETKYFHPAVFSTFVAAAVFILAWENLSNDVFDSETGIDKNKAHSLVNLTGNKTFIFWLGNLFLVLGLLGILSIAWWQQDLTVVGIILLCCVLGYMYQGPPFRLGYQGLGEVICFFCFGPLAVTAAYYSQTQSWSWTSLAASVIVGIVTSLILFCSHFHQVKDDLAAGKRSPIVRLGTQKSAQLLLWVGGSIYILALLFVLLGIFPTWTLLSLISLPYALKLFRHVWEYHNQPEKVSNCKFLAVEMHFWSSLLLGLGFILAAS from the coding sequence ATGACTACAAAACTGATAGAATATCCAAATACCAAACTATGGATGGCAGCAATTAAGCCACCGATGTACAGCGTGGCAATTATGCCAATATGGATAGGAGGTGCGGTTGCCTTCGCTGAAACTAAATATTTTCATCCAGCAGTGTTTTCTACCTTTGTAGCGGCGGCTGTTTTCATTCTTGCTTGGGAGAATTTGAGCAATGATGTATTTGATTCAGAAACTGGCATAGATAAAAACAAAGCTCATTCTCTTGTTAATTTAACAGGAAATAAAACATTCATATTTTGGCTAGGAAATCTATTTTTAGTTCTAGGGTTATTAGGAATACTATCAATTGCTTGGTGGCAACAAGACTTAACCGTGGTTGGGATAATTTTGTTGTGCTGTGTCTTAGGTTATATGTACCAAGGACCGCCTTTTCGCCTGGGATATCAAGGCTTAGGGGAAGTGATTTGCTTTTTCTGTTTTGGTCCACTAGCTGTTACAGCAGCATACTATAGCCAAACTCAATCTTGGTCATGGACGAGTTTAGCCGCAAGTGTCATTGTGGGGATTGTAACAAGTTTGATTTTGTTTTGTTCGCATTTTCACCAAGTAAAAGATGATTTAGCTGCCGGAAAGCGATCGCCAATTGTCCGCCTTGGTACACAAAAATCCGCGCAACTTTTACTTTGGGTTGGTGGTAGTATCTATATTCTCGCCCTTTTATTCGTACTTCTTGGGATATTTCCCACTTGGACGTTACTTAGTTTAATTAGTTTACCGTACGCATTGAAGCTATTTCGTCATGTCTGGGAATATCACAATCAACCAGAAAAAGTGAGCAACTGTAAATTCTTAGCTGTAGAAATGCATTTTTGGAGCAGTTTACTGCTAGGTTTAGGTTTTATCCTGGCAGCCAGTTAA